The genomic region TTGGTGCCGCCTCCCTGCGAGGAGTTGACCACCAGCGAACCCCTTTTCAGCGCAACCCTGGTCAGCCCGCCTGGCGTGATGGTGATCTTCTCGCTGGAAACCAGCACAAAAGGCCGCAGGTCCAGGTGGCGCGGGGCAAGCCCCTTCGAGGTCAGAATCGGCGCCGTCGACAGCGCCAGCGTCGGCTGGGCAATGTAGTTTGCGGGCTTTGCTTCTAGTTTCCTGCGGAATTCTGAAATCTCGCGCTTGCTCGCTGCAGGCCCCACCAGCATGCCGTAGCCGCCGGAACCGTGCACTTCCTTGACCACCAGTTCTTCCAGATGCTCCAGCACATAGGAAAGCGCCTCGGGCTCGGAACAGCGCCAGGTCTCGACATTTGCCAGCAAGGGTTTTTCGCCGGTGTAGAACTCGACGATGTCGGGCATGTAGGAATAGATCGCCTTGTCGTCGGCAATGCCGGTACCGGGAGCATTGGCTATGGTAATGCCGCCGGAGCGGTAGACATCCATGATGCCCGGCACGCCGAGCATGGAACTCGGATTGAACACCAGCGGATCGAGGAAGTCGTCATCCACCCGGCGGTACATCACGTCGACGGGCTTGTAGCCGCGTGTCGTGCGCATGGCGATGCGCCCGTCGACAACCCGAAGGTCATGCCCCTCGACCAGTTCAACGCCCATCTGGTCCGCCAGAAAGGAATGTTCGAAATAGGCCGAATTGTAGATCCCGGGGGTAAGAACACAGACAACCGGCCTGTCCGTGCATTTGTCAGGCGCGGCCGCCGCCAGCGAGCTTGCAAGGTCGCGGGGGTATTTCGAAACATCGCGCACCCGGTTGCGGGCA from Salaquimonas pukyongi harbors:
- a CDS encoding circularly permuted type 2 ATP-grasp protein, which produces MTALPEFFNEMSNTDGTPRDPYRGYVQWFEGEDIQRLKKKSAEAEAFFRRTGITFNVYGQQEATERLIPFDIVPRIISASEWSKLERGIEQRVQAINAFLHDIYHRQEILRAGRIPVELIANNEAFLPEMIGVTPPGGIYTHIVGIDLVRTGPDSFFVLEDNARTPSGVSYMLENRETMLHMFPELFARNRVRDVSKYPRDLASSLAAAAPDKCTDRPVVCVLTPGIYNSAYFEHSFLADQMGVELVEGHDLRVVDGRIAMRTTRGYKPVDVMYRRVDDDFLDPLVFNPSSMLGVPGIMDVYRSGGITIANAPGTGIADDKAIYSYMPDIVEFYTGEKPLLANVETWRCSEPEALSYVLEHLEELVVKEVHGSGGYGMLVGPAASKREISEFRRKLEAKPANYIAQPTLALSTAPILTSKGLAPRHLDLRPFVLVSSEKITITPGGLTRVALKRGSLVVNSSQGGGTKDTWVLGE